DNA from Sulfurimonas gotlandica GD1:
AAAAAAAATCAATCCAGTCATCTGCTTCATTTACCCAAAAATTCGGTTCAAATACAGAGCTCTTTTTATAAAAAAGAGTAGCTGATTTAAACTCAATATCTTTATGTAGAGATTTTAGATGTGGAATCACTGCTTTTAGTGTATCTCCACTGTCGGCTATATCATCAACTATCAAAACTCTAGATGTATCCCTAAAATTACAATCACCAAAGATGCTAATAGTTTCTCTCTTTTGAGTCTTGTCATAAAGTTCTGTTCTAATAGTCTGAACTTCGCGTATGTCTAGTCCTTCTGCAATAGCATGAGCCAAGGTAAGTCCACCTCTAGCTATTGCGACTATAACCTCAGGTTTGAACTCTTTAACATCTAAGAGTAACTTTTTTGTATCGATTCTAAAATCTTCATAAGAGTAATATTTCATAATTGAATTATACTTAATTTAAAACTCTTAAGGTAAAATTTTAAAAAAACTGGAAAATGAAATGTATAAAAATATCTTATTTGCTGTAATAATTGCTATCTTTGCTGGGTGTTCTGCTCCAAAACCACAACAAGCACCTAGCTGGTTCACAAATCTACCAAAAGATTACAAAAACTTTTATGCAGTTGCAGCTGCAAGCGATGAAACAAAGGCAAAAAGTATTGCTATAAATGAACTTAGAAAAAATATTATCAAAGATTTAGATGCTTCGTTTAGCACTCCAAATCACAGCCTCTCTCCAAGTTCTCAAATGCTAAACGAGATTATTAGTGCTAATTTGCATCTAGCTAACACGCTATCTATGAGAGCTATTAAGGTAGAAAAAACTGAGCTATTCAACGGGCAAATTTTAATGCTAATTTCAATACAAAGAGAAGAACTTTTTAAAAAAATTAACTCTGATTTAAACACTAAGATAAAAAGATTAGGACAATTCTACAGTTTAAATAAAGATACAATCCCTATAAAAAGATATGTATATCTAAAACCATTAATGTCTCAATATGCTTACCTTGCTTCTAGAACAGCATTTGCACAAATCAGCATCTCTACATATAACTCAAATAACAACTTTAGGCTCTTAAAAGAACTTGAAAATGAATACAACAATTTGCAAACATCAATCAACTTCTACATACTAAGTGATGGAAATTCAAGAGTATATACAAAGACTATTAAAGATGCGATTGAAAAAGATGGACTTAGTGTTTCAAATAAATCTAAAGATAGCCATACACTAAAACTTCTTATTAGTTCTTCAACAGATAACACTAATGAATACACTTTTAATGTAAGTAAAAATCTAGTAAAGTTTACAACTTTTGATGCTAATAAAAACCAAATTCTTTTTAGACAGCATACATTTATCGGTAAGTCTAGAAAAAATCACCAAGATGCAAAAGAGCAAACAATAGAGCATATTAATGCAAAAGTAAAACAATTAGGTATATTTGACTTTATAGGCATACAAAGCAAATAAATTTTCTAGTTAATAAATATTGTTTAAGATTAGTCATAGTATAATCAATCATAATTTAAAAAAGGAGATCATATGATCAAAACTTTATCGTCAATAGCATTAGCAGGTATTATAGCTGCAACAATTACAGGATGTGGTGGCGCTACGCCTGCACCTCAAGCAGAAGAAGAATTTGATAACCGTTGTAAACAAGAAAATGTATTAGCTCCAAAGTGGACTTGTGTTCCTATGGTTGAAGGTGCTTATGCGGGTGTTGGTGTTGCTGCAAAAAGTGCTGCAGGTATGGGTCATATGAGAAGAGTTGCTTTAGCTAACGGTCGTTCAGATTTAGCTCAACAAATCAAGTCTCAAGTAAAAGACAAAGTTGAAACATTCACTCGTACAACTGGCGTTGCTGAGGGTGAAACTGTAGATCAAGTAAATACTGCTGTTTCTAAACAAATTGCAAAAGTTGATTTACAAGGTTCAAAAGGTGTTGATGCTTGGACTGCTCCATCAGGTTCTCTATACATGTTAGTTACTGTTCCAGAAGCTACTGTAAATGGTGAAGTAAAAGAAGCTGTTAAAAATAGCTTTAAAAATGACCAAGCACTATGGCAACAATTTCAATCTAAAAATGCTTTAGAAGGTTTAGATAAAGAGTTTCCAACTAACTAATGAACACGTTTTTAAGCTCTTTATTACTCGTGCTGTTTGTTTTTGCAGGTTGTAACTCTCAACCTGCTCCAAAAATCAGTGCCACACCGACTTGGATTTTAAATCCCAATCAAGATGGAAAAAATGGTGCGGTTGGAAGTTCTATGAGAACTTATGACCAAAAGACATCTACTCAAAGAAAACTTGCAATTACTCGAGCACTCGATGAGCTTTCACTCCAAAGAGGTGTAAAAGTTGAAATGAGCTTGACTAAGCAAGAAAGTTACAAAAATGGTAATGGAAGCACTCAGATGGATGTAGGAGCCAATTACCAAACTAACAGTACAATTACTGCACATATAGAAAATGTTTACGAAGATAAAATCTCTGGAGAACTTTTTATATGGATGGTAATGGACTAAAAGCTTCTCTCTTTTGAGAGAACTTCTCCAAACAATTCCTTAATCCCCGATAAATTAGATATAATTCCAAAAATATTTCTACTTTTATATATTCACAAGGCAATTATCATGAAAAAAATCGCAATTATCGGTCGTCCAAATGTTGGAAAAAGCTCACTTTTTAATCGTTTAGTTAAAAAAAGAGATGCCATTACATCTGACATTGCTGGAACCACAAGAGATGTGAAAAGAAGAAATACCGTGATTATAAACAAAGAAGTAGAACTTCTTGATACAGGCGGACTGGATAAAGGCTGTGAACTATTTGACAAGATAAAAGAGATGTCACTAAAAGCTGCTTATAAAGCTGACATAATTTTATATATGGTAGATGGCAAAAGTATACCTGAAGATGAAGATAAAAAACTTTTTTACGAACTTCAAAATCTTGGAAAAGAGGTAGCCTTAGTTGTTAACAAAATAGATAACGACAAGATGAAAGAAAACCTTTGGGACTATTATGAGTTTGGGACAGATGCTATCTTTGGTATTTCAGTAGCTCACAACAGAAACACTGTTGAACTTCTTGATTGGATTGCTTCTAAAATTCCAGATAGTGATATTATTAAAGAAGATGAAGAGGGTGAAGATGAGATCCAAATCATTGAGCCAGAACTTGATGATGAAGATTTCTTTGCTAATGCAAGAAAGCATGATGAAGATGATGATGGATTTACTTATTGGGATGATGATGAGATGGATGGAGTCATTCAGGATGATACTATCTATGGAAATAATGACCGTATAAAAGAATTTAATGAAGAAGATGTAAACCATATTAAAATTGCGATTATTGGTCGTACAAATGTTGGTAAAAGTTCCCTTTTAAATGCTCTTTTAGGTGAAGAACGTTCAGTAGTAAGTAGTGTAGCTGGAACGACAATAGACCCTATTGATGAGACAATAGACTATAAAGGCAAGCAACTTACTTTTGTTGATACGGCAGGTCTAAGAAGAAGAGGTAAGATTTTAGGTATTGAAAAATACGCTCTAATGAGAACTACAGAGATGCTAGATAATTCTAACATGGCACTAATAGTTTTAGATGCAAGTGAACCTTTTTTAGATTTAGATGAAAAAATTGCTGGTCTTGTAGATAGCAATAGACTAGCTTCTATAATTGTTTTAAACAAGTGGGATATATCTAAAAGAGAAGAGCATGACAAAATTATTAAAGAAGTAAGAGAGAGATTTAAATTTTTAGCATATGCACCAATCATTACTATCTCTGCAAAATCACATCAAAGAGTTGATAAACTTCACGATATGATTTTAGAGATAAATGAAAACTACTCTCAGAGAATTCCAACTTCAAAAATAAATGAAGTACTTGAACGTGCACTTCGTCGTCACACACTTCCAAGTGTTAGTGGACAAGTTATCCGTATCTACTATGCAACGCAGTATGAGACACGACCACCGAAGATAGCAATTGTTATGAATAAACCAAGCGGTCTGCACTTCACATATAGACGATATTTAACTAATCAGATGAGAGAAGCATTTAACTTTACGGGGACTCCGCTTCTGTTTAAAGCTAAAAAACGCGGAGAGAAGTAAACCACTTTTGGCTTGAAGAGCTAGTTAGTTCCTAAGCCTCTTTGGGTATTTGTTTTATCACTCTGTAAATAACAAAAGCACCAATTGCCAAGGTTATGAAAGTGAAAACAAAAGAAAATGTTTTAGTAATTACATAACCTACAATTAACAAAGATAATACAGTCGGGACTTCATTATAAGCTCTAAAAAAGTTTCCACTTTTAGAATAGTTATCACGTTCTAGTTGAACTCTATAGTATTCTAAAGAAAATGAATATACCATTAGTACAATAACCACTAAAATTTTAGCATACATCCATATATCGTCTTGTAATAACTCTGGTCTTAGAAATAGCATCCAAAGTCCGCTAATTACAGTTGCCCACATTGCAGGAAGTCCTATATATTTGTACATTTTATATTCTTGAATTTTTACAACTTCTACAAAATCAGGTTTATTTTTATGTTCTGTGTGATACACATATAATCTTGGCTGATAAAAAAGCATTGCCATCCATGACAAAACTGCCATAATATGAAATACTACAATCCATAAATAATAATCCATAATATTCATCTCTATAACCCTATTAAAAGTTTTTTTCTAAAGAGAAAGCATAGTAGTTAGACCCACCCTTATTAACATTATTAATCAAACCAAAAACACCTGAACGATGCTTTACGGCAAAACCAAGATAAGTCTCTTTTAAAGGTTCATATCTAACCAACCTGCCAATATCAAAATCAAAACTAAAATCTATATAATTTAGAAATTTAGAGTTGTTATCATTGTTTTGAATTGCTTCTTGTTTTTCAAAATATAAAATGTCACTTGTATAAGAAACACCCTCACCAAATCCAAGTCTAACTCTATTACTTAAAAAATCTATATTCCAATAAACTTTTACATACAATGTAGCTTCATAGATATCATCTTGTAATCCAGCTTCATCAAAGTAAGATAAACCACTTTTTACATAAAAATCTAACGGAAGTTCAAAAGCATCTTTCTTAAGAAGGTAGCCACCATCAAGGGCAGTTACTTTTAAATCTTGAGGATATGATTTAACATCCAAAAAAAGTACTTCACCAAAATCACTATTAGTAACTGGCCCATGGGCAATTCTAAGTGAATAATTATTATCTGCACTCAAGTTTAAAAACAAAAATAATAAAACTATGTATTTCAAAAGTATTTCCTATTGAGGGTATGTTGGAGAGTTTTGTACACCCAAAAGCGGGCGTACAATTATTGAATAAACTTGATTAAGCGTCAAGAGTTTCTAAATCTTTTACGGAAGAATTGTTGTGATCAATAACTTTTGTATGTAGGCGACGAAGTGCTTTAGAAGCTCTATCAATTGCTAAATCAATTGCAGCGTCTAGATTATCATCGCTTTGATTAATAACAACTGGTTCAGCGTGTGCAATATGAATATCGAATTCAACTGAAACACCTTTTTTTTCAGCTTTAAGGCTAACATTTACTGTAGTAATATCTAATGTATATTTTGAAAATCCTTCAATCGCAGACTCAATGTGAGCTCTAGTATTGTCGTGAAGTGTAATATCTTTTGCGCGAACTTGTACATTCATAATAAATCCTTTAAGTGGGGTGGCTTCTAGCTACCCCTATATATAAGCAATAATAACAGAATAAAGCTGAGATTGGTATAATACGACTTAAAAATTTAGGATTTTTACAAATGAGAGTATTTACAGGTATTCAACCCTCTGGAGATTTACATATAGGAAACTATTTTGGCTCTATAAAGCAAATGGTTGACGCTCAAAAAGATAGTGAAACTTTTGCTTTTATTGCAAATTACCATGCACAAACAAGTGTTAATGACGGAAAACGACTTGCTGAGCTTACTATGCAATGTGCAACTGACTTTCTTGCACTTGGAATTGATCCAAATAAATCAACATTCTGGGTTCAATCAGATGTAAAAGAAGTTTTAGAACTTTACTGGGTATTGTCATCATTTACTCCAATGGGCCTACTTGAAAGAGCTCATAGTTACAAAGACAAAACTGCTCGTGGTCAAGCTACTAACCATTCACTTTTTTCTTACCCTGTACTTATGGCAGCGGACATCTTACTTTTTAGCTCAGATGTTGTTCCAGTTGGAAAAGATCAAATACAACATGTTGAAATCGCTAGAGATATTGCTACAAAATTCAACAATCAATATGGTGATATTTTAGTAATGCCTGAATTTCGCGTTCAAGAAGATGTCCAAACAGTTCCTGGAATTGATGGACAAAAAATGTCTAAGAGTTATGGGAACATTGTTAACATCTTTGGTGAAGAAAAAGCACAAATGAAAACAATTAAAAAAATTGTTACAGAGAATGTTGCTATGGAAGAACCAAAAGAGTTTGAAAACTGTAATGTATACAATATGGCTAAACTATTTTTAGAAGGTGATAATCTTATAGCTCTTCAAAACAGATATAAAAATGGTGGGGAGGGTCACGGTCACTTTAAAATCTATCTTGGTGAAGTAATGTGGGAATATTTTAGAGAGTATAGAGAAAAACGTGCCTACTATGAAAAGAACCAAGATGAAGTTAGAGAGATTTTAAACATGGGAGCAGTTAAAGCAAGAGAAGTATCTATGCCTATGATTGAGAAAATTAGAAGTGCTACAGGAATTAAATACTAATAATTTTTATTACTTGCCCTAAGACAAGAAAATTTCCCTGAAATGTCGTTATAATAATTAGACAAAAATTTCAGGGAGACAGTTATGCGTATCTTTCTTTTAATAGCCGCGTTAATTTTTAGCCTAAATGCTAAGTCACTATTTAGTAATTCTAACCAAGCAGACAATTCAAAGTATATCGGTGCCTTAAAAGACCTTATAATTTCAACACAAAAAACACGTGGTCTTACAAACAACTATTTAAATGGAAATACTACTTCCATGCTGTTAGTTTATGGCAACAGAAAAGAGATGAAAAAAGCTATTGGTATAATGGAATCACTGCCTCTAGCATCTGATCCTATTATTAACAATAGAGCAACAAACATTAGTGAATCACTTATCAAGCTAAACCGAAAAGCTTTTAAAAAAGAGCCTGCTGTAGTGTTTGAACAGTATACAGAATTAATAGAGCAGACACTAATGCTTGCACAGACAGTAAGTAAGCATGGTTCAAAAAATCTCAATCCACTTGGTAAAAAACTATCAACTGTAATGATGGAAGTTATCTTACCACTATCTGAGTATGTAGGGCAAATGAGAGGTATGGGTTCTGGTATCGTTGCAAAAGGTGCGATTACAAAGATTC
Protein-coding regions in this window:
- the trpS gene encoding tryptophan--tRNA ligase → MRVFTGIQPSGDLHIGNYFGSIKQMVDAQKDSETFAFIANYHAQTSVNDGKRLAELTMQCATDFLALGIDPNKSTFWVQSDVKEVLELYWVLSSFTPMGLLERAHSYKDKTARGQATNHSLFSYPVLMAADILLFSSDVVPVGKDQIQHVEIARDIATKFNNQYGDILVMPEFRVQEDVQTVPGIDGQKMSKSYGNIVNIFGEEKAQMKTIKKIVTENVAMEEPKEFENCNVYNMAKLFLEGDNLIALQNRYKNGGEGHGHFKIYLGEVMWEYFREYREKRAYYEKNQDEVREILNMGAVKAREVSMPMIEKIRSATGIKY
- the hpf gene encoding ribosome hibernation-promoting factor, HPF/YfiA family, producing the protein MNVQVRAKDITLHDNTRAHIESAIEGFSKYTLDITTVNVSLKAEKKGVSVEFDIHIAHAEPVVINQSDDNLDAAIDLAIDRASKALRRLHTKVIDHNNSSVKDLETLDA
- a CDS encoding nitrate- and nitrite sensing domain-containing protein; amino-acid sequence: MRIFLLIAALIFSLNAKSLFSNSNQADNSKYIGALKDLIISTQKTRGLTNNYLNGNTTSMLLVYGNRKEMKKAIGIMESLPLASDPIINNRATNISESLIKLNRKAFKKEPAVVFEQYTELIEQTLMLAQTVSKHGSKNLNPLGKKLSTVMMEVILPLSEYVGQMRGMGSGIVAKGAITKIQKAQMQAIMHEVNTLTTQLILDIKVIASSNKKSFTSNIDAKLSSIEESSKDYVSLTNAELMGNKQIAFDTDTYFNKGTDLISLLIDVYNINNKIILDDSKGWL
- the der gene encoding ribosome biogenesis GTPase Der; the encoded protein is MKKIAIIGRPNVGKSSLFNRLVKKRDAITSDIAGTTRDVKRRNTVIINKEVELLDTGGLDKGCELFDKIKEMSLKAAYKADIILYMVDGKSIPEDEDKKLFYELQNLGKEVALVVNKIDNDKMKENLWDYYEFGTDAIFGISVAHNRNTVELLDWIASKIPDSDIIKEDEEGEDEIQIIEPELDDEDFFANARKHDEDDDGFTYWDDDEMDGVIQDDTIYGNNDRIKEFNEEDVNHIKIAIIGRTNVGKSSLLNALLGEERSVVSSVAGTTIDPIDETIDYKGKQLTFVDTAGLRRRGKILGIEKYALMRTTEMLDNSNMALIVLDASEPFLDLDEKIAGLVDSNRLASIIVLNKWDISKREEHDKIIKEVRERFKFLAYAPIITISAKSHQRVDKLHDMILEINENYSQRIPTSKINEVLERALRRHTLPSVSGQVIRIYYATQYETRPPKIAIVMNKPSGLHFTYRRYLTNQMREAFNFTGTPLLFKAKKRGEK
- a CDS encoding LPP20 family lipoprotein, producing the protein MIKTLSSIALAGIIAATITGCGGATPAPQAEEEFDNRCKQENVLAPKWTCVPMVEGAYAGVGVAAKSAAGMGHMRRVALANGRSDLAQQIKSQVKDKVETFTRTTGVAEGETVDQVNTAVSKQIAKVDLQGSKGVDAWTAPSGSLYMLVTVPEATVNGEVKEAVKNSFKNDQALWQQFQSKNALEGLDKEFPTN
- the hemJ gene encoding protoporphyrinogen oxidase HemJ, which translates into the protein MDYYLWIVVFHIMAVLSWMAMLFYQPRLYVYHTEHKNKPDFVEVVKIQEYKMYKYIGLPAMWATVISGLWMLFLRPELLQDDIWMYAKILVVIVLMVYSFSLEYYRVQLERDNYSKSGNFFRAYNEVPTVLSLLIVGYVITKTFSFVFTFITLAIGAFVIYRVIKQIPKEA
- a CDS encoding phosphoribosyltransferase, whose translation is MKYYSYEDFRIDTKKLLLDVKEFKPEVIVAIARGGLTLAHAIAEGLDIREVQTIRTELYDKTQKRETISIFGDCNFRDTSRVLIVDDIADSGDTLKAVIPHLKSLHKDIEFKSATLFYKKSSVFEPNFWVNEADDWIDFFWERDFKVN